The Watersipora subatra chromosome 7, tzWatSuba1.1, whole genome shotgun sequence genomic interval ACAGGGACTTTGATGATATTAGGCTAAGAAACAAACCGCTTCTCAAGGCTTTTGAAGGACCTCTCACCCTAATTGTGGCAGTGGAAATGGCTAGGTGGAGCGCTGTTGATGGAATGAAGGAACACACATGAAGGAATTGGCAGGTAGAACACCAACAGAGATGGTACACAAAATGGAAGTGTACGATGGTAGAGAACAACCACAAAATAGAAAATACAGAGAGCAAGACTTAGATGGAAATTCCAACACAAGTGAATGTGATTTCTGCAAAACTAAACGCGGAAGAGGCCCATCCAACTGCCCAGCCTAAAGGGCCACCTGCCACTACTGTCAGAAAAAGATCATTTTAAAAGAGCATGTAAGAAAAAGAGAGCAAATGAAAATAAGGAAGGCCAAACTGATGTCCACCTGGTCAAACAGCTCAGTAGCGTAAGGGGAACTTCTAGCAATGAATTAACAGACAGTCAGTAAAGTCAGAAAGGGAGTGCTTGTCCCTCTGACACACAGGAAACAAAAGCTTGATTACCAGCTCGACACAGCTGCAGCCAGAAACGTTACAACAGAGAAAGATTATGAGAAGCTAGTCAAGCCGCAAATAAAGCCCAGCCAAGTAGTGATGGTGACCTATGTACAATAGGGAGCCAATGTCAAGCTAAGGAACGACATCTATTCAATTTGAGGAACTACCCAAACTCATAGATTCAAAATAGGATCAACAATTCTTCACATTGGCATAGATGTATCCCTCAATactgaaatgataaaaattgatgaaactgtTAATGATGTACAGGTAAAAGTTAAAGTTAATAGCGAATGACTGATTGAAAACTATGATGATGTATTTAAGGGACTAGGACTGAAACCTGGTGAATACGAGATTAAGATTAATAAATCAATACTTCCAGCTCAACAAAGACCAAAGAAAACTTTTATCATGATAAGGGATGACATTATGAAGAAGATAAGAGAACTAGAAACAGCAGGTGTTACCTCACGCCTAGATAAACAGACAAAATAAATATCATCACATGTAGCCATGAAAAAGCCAAACGGAACCCTTCATATATGTACTGATTCAAAGGATCTGAACAAGGCATATATACGCAACCACTACCCCCTCTTTACATTAGATGAAATTTTACCCATGATGACGAATGTGAAATACTTTTTTGCTTGACGACAAGGTCGAATTTTTCAAGGTCAAGTTAGCTGAAAACTACAGAGAAGGAAGACCCCATTTTTTAGCTCCATAGAACATCTCTCTACTAATTGCAAAGCAAGGAAGACTTCATACGATTAGACACAAACTTATCAAATCAGCTGTAAGCGAGGTCATTGGAACAGTTGCGAGAAGAGACTCTAGTTCAGTGATGAAATGTTTACCATTTGGGAATAGTACAGTTCAACGTCACATTGACGAGATGGTAAGTGACAAACACAATACATTCATTTAAGAATTGAACCAATGCAAATTTGCTATTAAAAAAGATGAGTCAACATTTGGGTCTAATAACATTTTTATGGTTATCTGAGATGACTAAGTGAGAAAGAAAACATGTGTTTGATGAGCTCCTGTTTTGCAAAGATTTTGTGAACAAATTCAAGAAGGGAGACCATTTTTTGAAAAACcaatagaatattgcaattacaTAACATTATACTGAACATTACAACTGCTGTGGCTTGTGATGGTGCACCAGCTATGATTGGCCTTCAGTACAGATAGTTCTCAGCCCTACTAAAACGGAGACTGCTGATACCGTTGTTGTTCATTGCATTTCGGATAGGCAGCATTTAGTTACCTATGCAAAATGTAGCATATGAACCCACTGATATATAACAAGTATATTGCGAGGGAAACCACTACGACCCTTCACTGCTCCACAAGAAGTAAACTATTTAGAAGTACAATGGCAAagatatatactagaaattccaatgtcatacagcccacgaccaaagtgatattggaaaaagaaagggtactgctggttgagaaatgcaatattagcagtcaaatggctctgcagtgcaataggataactgcaatggtacatgtaactgtaatgtactgggtgttattatgtacaacaaacagcaataatgaaaggaaaagattatatgtttatatctctccccagcaataggagaaatgcaatattagaagtaaaatgcactgatactattagaataaccaatagtattgatatagtaatacagtaataacagaaaaccaatgcacacttttgtttacatttcaaaacgtcatagctaacaatatcaagaagttgtgatatttatatagatttttagaaaatctatttaacaaaactctttagaaaaaataataacagtaacatattgcccaacatcggtcacaatattcttcgatcttgtaaattcgaatgcttattcttataattaaatcttataaaatcgaataattacctattcttacaattaaatattgtaataatctcattagaaccgttagaaaaaatatcatcgtaatttcctttactttaactgctttggacatcagttggaatagcaaagtactcataagtttccaaaatgtcagttactttgaaatcggcaaaaaagaaacgattatatttcagtacttatacgttaattacagaaaccttcggcaattggacaatgctatagactggtgaaatgcgcacgtttttttttcgtgaaatgcgcacgacttaatggttctattctctgtcgctcggcgtttcgtttgccggtcttaattttgataaaattaaagctcataaagttttaataacgattttaggccgaattaatctgtctatttatgtataatccgatcagatggttaggtttaggaaattttctacaaatagtaaagacttggtaacatatttaaataggtttatatgtgtttagtatcgttattatacttaaacgactccattgaaaaatggttaaatttgttgaagagatttcggtgcaagggtttgcgacggccgttgatgaataatttttgtgagttgtgtgcacatatgcatttatcataaatctcccaaaccatcgcttcgctcgtgtttggtcgtgggactacatatatgtacaaatatatatgattCAATACAATTCAATGTGTGCCCATTCAAAAGAACTGGATGCAAGAGACTGCCAGCCGATTTCTGATTGTTGTGCACATCTGCTCTCCTTATATTCTCTTCTGACTGGCAAGCTCCTTCTTCAAGCTCGGCTGTTTGCACGTAAGTACGTGACCCGGCTTCGATAATGATGCCAATGTGTTATTTttggtgaaatttataaacaatagctTTCTGCAGCCAATCACAGGCCGTTGTCCGAAAGCCAATCATATCGTTGAATAATGTTATAGTCTCCGAGAACTTCTTCTGTTTTATACGTCGACCATTGAACGTTTATTCGTAGCTCCTCTTTTCTTATAAAGCTGTTGGCCTCTTCCAATGAAGAGAAGAAGCATGCTGACATTTTTTCACAATACCTCCCTAACAAAATTATCGGTTATTTCGTTACAAAACATGACTGTTTCCGGTTTAATAATAGGCGGTCTAAGCGTCATCTATGCGGAAagctattgtttataaatttcatctTTATCTTTAGCTGGTTATAGCCTTAGCAATAGAGCCAGCTTTATCCTGTGATACGGGATCTAATTGTAATCCCCGTTGTATCAAATTGGCTGGCCAGAGCCATTGAGTGTAAGAGTTATGCCACCAACAATTTACGTGCGCCATTTTAGTTCCACTTTGTGCAATGGTTTCATTTCATTGTTATAGGCAATGGTATTTGCTAGCCAATAAAAGTCACGTAAGTGAATATTGGCCAATAAGCTTGCATGACAGGCAATACTTGCTAACATATGATACTTCAGCTAACATGATGTAGTATCTTTGACAGCCTTAATGCCTCTGATCAAACAAAAAAGAGCACAAATCCATAAAAACTGAGTTGACGTTTttacacatgcacatacatTTGCAAATAGAATGCATACGTACACATACATTCAAATGCAGTAAAATTAAATAGACAAATTGCATATGTCATGTGGTTGGGCAAGGGTTTGcaaacaatataattatatatattcagaTGCACCAAATAAGGCCAAATATatcaagtatataatatatgcatgtacagtCAATTTAATGAAGTTGCTAGAAACATACATATATGATTATTGTTAATACGGGTGTACTCTTTAGCTGGAGTAATCTGCGGCTCATCTAGTGTGAGGCAGCAGTCTCTATCAAAGGAAGACATTTTCTCAACCTGTGAACACTAAAGCCCTTTAGTcgcacaaaaaatatttcacatttgAGCCAAAGACAatgttataattttaaataGCTATTTTTGATTTAATCAACATGAGTTTTTTAGAGAGCGAAGCACCACATCTTAGTCTGTAATTACAGAAGTTTACCTTAACTTTCATATACTCAAACAGCCCCTTGAGTACACCAGATGCAAATGGAACTCTCTGCATATGTCTTTGGAGTGTTCTAATAGAAGGAAGTGGTTGATTCTGCTCAAGCAACATGTTGTAGCCTGTGGAACCACATGCAAATCTTAGTTGCAGACCTTTTATAATGGTTCCCAGGCTCCATTTAAGTCTCTTGAAGCGCTTCGTCAAAGCTGATCCTCATTAAACAACTTACTTACAGCTGACTCGGACTGCTTGAGCTTCTTGCGAAGATCAGAGTATCTCTTTCGTACCTTACACAAAAATAGTAAATTcaatttaacatatatatactcattAGAAGTAACATTAGTAACCCATTAGTAACATTCCactaaaagtaaaatgaaataattttgtcaatgcAAGCTCAGTATATCTAAGTGctttagttaaaggttgacttgcaacaaaattcatattacagttatttgatatcaaaagattcaccatgtcttactctgctgtgttgtaggtgccaaatatgtggaaaggtaattacaagctcttaagagctcaaaaacgaaaagcctcAGTAGATTGGAACCTCTTTATTTCTTTGAcattgtcattacagtttggttatcgtcttgtcacgtgatgttctcacgtgaattgaaaggccaataaaaagctcaatataaaacttttcgtagcactagtttatgacaaacacttcgggttttactgaagaccccgaaTCAAATATTCACAAGTCATATTTGATAGTGTCCAACTATAATAGACACAAGTCATACTTGATATTGTTCAACTATAGACACAAGTCATATTTGATAGTGTTCAACTATAATAGACACAAGTCATATTTGATAGTGTCCAACTATAATAGACATAAGTCATATTTGATAGTGTTCAATTATAGACACAAGTCATACTTGATAATGTCCAACTATAAACACAAGTCATATTTGATAGTGTCCAACTATAATAGACACAAGTCATATTTGATATTGTTCAACTATAATAGACACAAGTCATACTTGATAATGTCCAACTATAAACACAAGTCATATTTGATAGTGTCCAACTATAATAGACACAAGTCATATTTGATATTGTTCAACTATAATAGACACAAGTCATACTTGATAATGTCCAACTAGAATAGGCACAAGTCATATTTGATAGTGTCCAACCATAATAGACACAGGTCATATTTGATAGTGTCCAACTATAATAGACACAAGTCATATTTGATAGTGTTCAATTATAGACACAGATCATATTTGCTAGTGTCTAACTATAATAGACACAAGTCATACTTGATAATGTCCAACTAGAAAAGGCACAAGTCATATTTGATATTGTTCAACTATAGACACAAGTCATATTTGATAGTGTCCAACTATAATAGACACAAGTCATACTTGATAATGTCCAATTATAGACACAAGTCATATTTGATAGTGTTCAACTATTTATAAGTCATCTTTTCTAATAGTCATATTCTTTAATATAATACAAAAGACAGAGTCGACAGATTCCCGAACAGAACATAGACTGCATTAGAAAGCGTTCATCTTTAATCACAAAAAAGTTTTATAGACTACTTAGGAGATCTTACTACTAACAGCAAATACAACTCCTTGCTACTTACGCCCTATATCCAATTCTGTAATCGGGATCGTACGTATTGCCTCCTCTGCCGCGCCCTCTCTGATCTTCCCTTCCTTCTCCTCTTCCACCTCTCTGTGCTCCCCCTCCCCCTCTCTTCCACCTCTTTGGTTATAATTTCTGTTTTCATCGGCTCTCCCTCTTCGTGGTCTTCCCCTCCGCTGACCTTGGTAGTAGTTGTCGCCCATGTTACTGGCCTCAGGATATCATCAGTACTGttgaaaattcaaaatttatatAGAATACATCACCTCAAATGAGCTGTTCTACCAAAATTGTGAGCTGTTAGTTGATATTTGCTGTTATAAACTGCTCCTATGAGTAAAATTGATTTAGAAAAGATGAAACTCTCAGCTTGTTCTGTATTAATAAGCAGCCAGCAGTCGCTGTTATCTACTTCCTACTAAAACTATATAGATATCACCACtttttagtttattaaaaatattccttGATCTGTTACCACCAACTATCCTGGCAGTAAAACATTTGCTCTATCAAATGTAGGCTATGTAGCCACTACGTTACGGAGAAAAGTGACTATAGGAATCAGTTGTAGAGTAGTAGCTATAGGAATCAGTTGTAGAGTAATAGCTATAGGAATCAGTTGTAGAGTAGTGGCTGTAGGAATCAGTTGTAGAGTAGTGGCTATAGGAATCGGTTGTAGAGTAGTGACTATAGGAATCAGTTGTATAGTAGTGGCTATAGGAGTCAGTTGTAGAGTAGTGGCTATAGGAATCAGTTGTAGAGTAGTAGCTATAGGAGTCAGTTGTAGAGTAGTGGCTATTGGAATCAGTTGTAGAGTAGTGACTATAGGAATCAGTTGTAGAGTAGTGACTATAGGAATCAGTTGTAGAGTAGTGGCTACAGGAATCAGTTGTAGAGTAGTGGCTACAGGAATCAGTTGTAGAGTAGTGACTATAGGAATCAGTTGTAGAGTAGTGGCTATAGGAACCAGTTGTAGAGAAATGACTATAGGAATCAGTTGTAGAGTAGTGACTATAGGAATCAGTTGTAGTGTAGTGGCTATAGGAATCGGTTGTAGAGTAGTGGTTATAGGAATCAGTTGTATAGTAGTGGCTATAGGAATCAGTTGTAGAGTAGTGGCTATAGGAATCAGTTGTATAGTAGTGGCTATAGGAATCAGTTGTAGAGTAGTGGCTATAGGAATCAGTTGTAGAGTAGTAACTATAGGAATCAGTTGTAGAGTAGTAACTATAGGAATCAGTTGTAGAGTAGTGGCTATAGGAATCAGTTGTAGAGTAGTGGCTATAGGAATCGGTTGTAGAGTAGTGACTATAGGAATCAGTTGTAGAGTAGTGGCTATAGGAATCAGTTGTAGAGTAGTGGCTATAGGAATCAGTTGTGGAGTAGTGGCTATAGGAATCAGTTGTAGAATAGTGACTATAGGAATCAGTTGTAGAGTAGTGGCTATAGGAATCAGTTGTAGAGTAGTGACTATAGGACTGAGTTGTAGAGTAGTGGCTATAGGAATCAGTTGTAGAGTAGTGGCTATAGGAATCAGTTGTAGTGTAGTGGCTATAGGAATCGGTTGTAGAGTAGTGGCTATAGGAATCAATTGTAGAGTAGTAGCTATAGGAACCGGTTGTAGAGTAGTGGCTATAGGAATCAGTTGTAGAGTAGTAGCTATAGGAACCAGTTGTAGAGTAGTGGCTATAGGAATCAGTTGTAGAGTAGTGGCTATAGGAATCAGTTGTAGAGTAGTAGCTATAGGAATCAGTTGTAGAGTAGTGGCTATAGGAACCAGTTGTAGAGTAGTAGCTATAGGAATCAGTTGTAGAGTGGAATATAGGTGGAATATAGGTGGCTATAGGAATGTGAACCAGTTAGTGGTTCATATTATTATAGCCAGATTAGGTGCTATAGGAATCACTTTTATCGATATTAATTTCAGGTATGTGTGAAGCGATGCCTCAAGCGGGGTCTGACTAGTGGTCGCACGGATGACAATGAAGGCAGCATGCGCAAACGCTAAGTAGGCTTTCCATGATACTACTTTATAAAACCAGGATATTCAAGATTGAGTCCTGCCAGCATCATGCTGAATAAATCACACGCATGAAATCCTGTTCCAGAGGGTCTCCATTTTGGTCTATCACATTTGCTAATCAGCCCGCTGCAACTCTTTGAATTCAGCCTTCTCTTTCCCTAATGAATTATTCAATTCAGTCTCTTAGCCTATggacagacctgccaacccaagagtggggcaatgcgtgagatttggttttggggcaattgatgtatcaatgatagtatatataaaattatggaaattggggccaaaatctcacgcatttcaattttttctttagtgtaattgcgtgagtctcacgcccaatgcgtgagagttggcaagTATGCCTATGAATAATTATTACTGGCGGCGGAAGGAAGACAACCTATTCTAGTTTGTTCCAGCTCCTTCAGCGGTCTGCGCAACCACCCGGGTGCACGACTAATGTTGCGTGTGCGGTAGCCtgttttgacaaactgttgtttttgcagagttgttcccccgttgagcgggcgagcaacacaactgttgtgttgctcgccctcTCGACGGgagaacaactccgcaaaaacaacagtttgtcaagacaggctacgtGTGCAGGACTAATGTTGCGTAAGTGTAAAAGAATTTGCTCTAATATTGTAAAATTTGGAGcaaaaacatgaagttgctctaAAAGTGCATTTTGGCtgcaataatatatgtatgtagattACAGCTAGGTTCATACGCTTTTCTAAATACGAATCATGTGGGCTTCGTTTCACCGCTCTGTTGCTGATTTCCTATACATCACTAGATGTCTCtattttattacaaacactTCATACATGCAGCTCGTTTTGTAGCATTGTCACTTATAAAACTTCAACAACTAAGATAATAGACTACTACAATTCGCTGGGGCTCGTTCGGAGGATTAACGCGGCTCAAGATGCTGACAAGGTGATGTGATTTTTCATCGTAGCTTGAACATGCCATTAATCTGATTATTTCGTGACTGGTGGGAGCCTGATGCGATTTCATTGACCTAGTTTATGTAAGAGGACATGTATTTACAGGTTGTGAGCTACTTATTCTATTTAACATCATAATGTTAAGTGTAATGTGATGCAACGCAGTATGTAGTGACTACGTACAAGTAGTGCTAGTACAGTAATCACCCGAGTATAATACTCCTTTTTTCATAACACAAAATCTGAAAACCTAAGAAGTGTTGTACATTCAAAGATGGCAGAATTTCATACTTGAAATTCCGTAATCACTAAAGAAATTAAAATTGTCATGTCTTGATGATTCACAGCAGATTTCTTTTATAGGTGTTTATGAAAGTGCGGGAAGTTTCCTCACAACGTTGACGAGATGAACAAATGTTCTGTCGACATACAACTAACTGACAGTTCCATAGCATATATTAGTTATACTTAATTACTTTCACACTATTTAGTACTCTAATTGTACATTTTAAATATGATTTTAGTGTGACGGCCTGAACAGCTTTTACCCATTGCAAAACCACTTTGTGATCATAAGCTAATTCATATTCATGTATTTTCTATAATCtagtaaataaaaaagaacGTCTCATGAATTGTATGTAGGTAATGCGTATGGATATAAAAACAAGCGTGAATATGAAGGAAGAAATGGGAGAGGAGCATTGGATAAACGCAGTAAATCTCCATTAAAAGCTAGCAGAAACAAGTTGTCAGCGATAGCAGGCATCAGATAAAAAAGTCAGCGGCCAGCCCCATAACCTGGTAACAATGATACAAGAATTGCAGAGAGTGGCTCATTAACAGAGAGTTTATAGTCTTTGCCAAGGTCAAACCGGCAGCTGGGGCAGGTGTATACTTGAGCTTTGAAGGCTCTCCGGATGCAACTCTAAAAAAGGATTAAGGTTTTTAAATGCAGTTGACAGTGAGGCCCCACACAAAGAAGTCAGTTAGCACTTGAGCTGCTACAGAATAGAGCAATGGTGAGCAGACGATACAGTCAAACCGTTGACCTACAATCATCTCTACATGCCATTTCTTGACATGCATGCAGGTAAAATTATAATTCTGCATGCATTTTGCTCAAGCTCTGCCTATACCTATAAAGCAAAAGCGATAACTGACCTGTTTTTATAGTTAACTAGGTGAGTGCcagcacagaaaatttattttatttaacaaatactaaatttaaacttttaaacttcatatcatgagaagtgttttgtgcagttcaaataaattaagagaaaaaataacacatatgtaaaggtgtttaaaagtgaaataatcagtaatggctagataaaatatattacaatgaAGTTATGAtgaaaatgatttgatactaaTGCAATATCAATAcaatgaactgagaaaacaaaatagaaatcatgaatatgttgaattaataataagtaaattaattaaattgtgAATTAATAAtgagtgcatagaagtgtgtataaaaacgTATAGCAGTGAAGCGCACGAggggtactttgtctgacctaATGCGAAAAGTTTTCAGCGTTTACCATTTTAGCCACTGTCTTGGAAATAACCGGAAGTTCATGGCgttgtgaagttttaaattgaaacagcacatttgaaaattacaaattaaggAAATAGGTAATGGGTAGGGAAAAAACTTCTAAaacaacaaatgcaaaaggtaatattaataaGAAACAGTGCACATTTAGCGCTTACAGTCGCGATAAGGATAGATATGGTAAGAGCATTAAGGAAGATAAGAACAGCGTAGCCTAGTAATTAGGAGGGCTTGTTTGTAGAAGTTTTCATTGCGCAtttagaactacatgtatggcATACCTTGCAAAAGTTGTGTTTGCATTCAGTAGTTACAGGCTGATAAACCAGGTCCTGGCAGCAGATGCAAGCAAACAACTCCTGCACGTGAGCAAGAAAAGTCTGGCTGCCTTCGTGTGCGTGTGACATCGCTTCAGTCCAGAGCTTTTTATTTCTCTCATCTAACTTCATATTCTTTGCTAGTTCAGCAGGAGGCTTATAGGCAACAATCTTGCTCTTCTTCACAGGCGCATCATCATCAGCTAAGCAAGCAGAAACAAGTTAACCAAGCCTAATATGAGACAAAAAGCCTCAGACATCAAATAATCATTTTTCACACTGAATGTTACTGTTTTTGGGAGATACATGTGTGGagcaaaattataaattgtaACATAACAGCTGTGAGTCAAAAAATGAATTGATGGTTTTTAAGATGCCCGAATTGACATGTTGACCCAATTAGAGTTTGTTCCATGTGTCGATTCATCAATCCCGAACTACCGTGAATTCCGATGCATAAATCAAAAGCTCAATGCCAaatttgtagcttaaaggttgacttgcaacaaaattcacattacagttattcggtatcaaaagattccccatgtcttactctgctgtgttgtaggtgcaaaatatgtggaaatgtgattacaaggtcttaaaagctcaaaaacga includes:
- the LOC137399674 gene encoding uncharacterized protein, which produces IPIATTLQLIPIATTLQLIPIATTLQLSPIVTTLQLIPIATTLQLIPIVTILQLIPIATTPQLIPIATTLQLIPIATTLQLIPIVTTLQPIPIATTLQLIPIATTLQLIPIVTTLQLIPIVTTLQLIPIATTLQLIPIATTIQLIPIATTLQLIPIATTIQLIPITTTLQPIPIATTLQLIPIVTTLQLIPIVISLQLVPIATTLQLIPIVTTLQLIPVATTLQLIPVATTLQLIPIVTTLQLIPIVTTLQLIPIATTLQLTPIATTLQLIPIATTLQLTPIATTIQLIPIVTTLQPIPIATTLQLIPTATTLQLIPIAITLQLIPIATTLQLIPIVTFLRNVVAT